TGCTTTGCGAACCGCATTGCGAACCTCCTTGTCTGCCCGCGGCAACCGGACCACGCGCCGGCCGCGACCCAGGCTTCCATGCCGTTGAACAACTGGTACTTATCGGAAGGCTAGCGCTCCCGGGTCCGCGCAACGCGCAAAATCCGACCTGCTTGGGGGCTCGGGTCCGGCGCAACCCGATCGCCCCGGGGGCTGACGCACGCTCCCGGAGGGACTACACTAAGAGCATGTCCACCGGAATTCTGATCGATGACCGTTTTCGACGACACGCCACGGGGGATGGTCACCCGGAATCGCCGTCCCGGCTGAAGGTGATCCAGGATGCACTGGCGGAGACCGGCGTGCTGGAGACCTGTACTCGGCTTGAGCCGGTCCCGGCTGACGAGGGCGTGATCCAGTACGTCCACACGCATGCGTACCTGACGCGGCTGGACGCGGCCTGCCGCCAGGGGTACCCGTACATTGACGTGCCGGACAGCGCCATTGGCCCGGAGAGCTACGACATCGCGCGGCTGGCGGCGGGCGGGGTGATCGAGGCGGCCCGCAAGGTCGCGCGGGGCGATCTGCGGCGGGCATTCTGCGCGGTACGTCCGCCGGGGCACCACGCCGAGGCGGATCGCTCGTTGGGCTTCTGCCTGTTGAACAACGTGGCGATCGCGGTTTGTACGGTGCGCGCCGAGTTCAAGCTCGATCGACTGCTGGTCCTGGACTTCGACGTGCACCACGGCAATGGCACGCAGCACGCCTTCGAGGCAGACCCCTCCGTGCTCGTCATCAGCCTGCACGGGCACCCCAATTACCTGTACCCGGGCACCGGCTTCGAGGAAGAGACCGGCGTCGGCCCGGGACGCGGGTACACGATGAACATCCCGTTTCTGCCGGGCGCGACCGACGAGGACTACCGGACGGCCTTCCGCAACCGGGTGATTCCGGCCGTCGGGCGGTTTGCCCCGCAGATGGTTTTCGTCAGCGCTGGGTTCGACGCACATCGGGACGATCCCATCGGCAACCTGGCGCTGACCGACGAGATCTTCGGCTGGATGACCGCGACCATGGTCGAGCTTGCGGAGCGCCACGCGCAGGGTCGCCTGCTCAGCGTGCTCGAGGGTGGGTATGATGCGGGCGTGTTGTCGCGCTGCGTCCCGGAGCACGTGCGGCGCTTGCAGGCCTGAGCGAGTGCTCCGGTGGCGCGGCGAGCGCTCGCGGGCGGCGCAAAAAAAGCGACCCGCCCCTCTCGCGGAAGGGCGGGCCTCAGGGAAAAGTTGGCAGGAAGGGCGAGCCGAGCTTCATCCCGCCAACTCCTCTCCACACGCGTGGAGAAGTCCGCGTCGCACGCGCAAACAGCCGCGCGTGCGGCACCATTGCTCGGTTTGTCAGGATTGTAGCGGGCACTTTTCGGATTTCTGTTCCGCGCTAAATCGAGATTTCGGCCTTGGAACCCTTGAAAGACGTCTTTGCCTCGCACCCGCGCCGCTGGCGCGATTTCTTGTACGTCTACCCGGTGATCTCCCGCCGGGCACATGGCCTGAGCATCGGCATCAACCTGACGCCGGACGCGATCTGCAACTTCAACTGCGTGTACTGCTGCGCCGACCGCACGGTGCCGCGCGCGCGGGTGGCGGTCGATCTGGGCGTGCTGGAGTCGGAGCTGCGCCACCTCGTCGCGCACCACCAGCAGTTGTTCGCCGAGCCTGAGTTCCGGCACGTGCCGGCCGAGTTCCGCCGGCTCAACGACGTGGCCTTCTCGGGCGACGGCGAGCCGACGATCGTGCCGTGCTTCGCGGACGCCGTCCGCGTGGCCGCGACGGTCCGCCGGGACTACGGGCTGACGGACCTCAAGCTGGTGCTCATCACCAATGCCTGCTGTCTGACGCGACCGGCGATCGCCGCGGGGTTGGCCGTGCTGGACGAGAACAACGGCGAAATCTGGGCGAAGCTGGATGCGGGCAGCGAAGAGCACTTCCAGCGGGTCAGCCGGGCCAAGGTGTCGCTGCAGCACGTGCTCGACAACATCCTTGCGACCGCGCGGGTGCGGCCGATCGTCATCCAGTCGCTGTTCCTGCGCTGGCAGGGCCAGCCGCCGACCGAGGCGGAAATCGCGGCTTACGCGGCCCGGCTGCGCTGGCTGGCGGACCACGGTGCCCGGGTCGCACTGGTGCAGGTCTACACTGTCGCGCGCCGCACGGCGGAGACTCTCGCGACGCCGCTGACGGCCGCGGAGCTCGAACGCATCGCGGCCGCGGTGCGGGTGCTGGGGATGCCGGTGGCGGTGTTTCCGTAAGGCCGCCCTAGGCCGTGGGTGGCACCGCGTATTGCAGCGCCATCAGCGTCAGATCATCGCTGTTCTTGCCGGGACCGACGTGGCGGCGGACCAGCGCGAGCAGCGCCTTCAGCAGTGCATCCGGCGAGCGCGCCGGCGTGGCGAGCAGAGCGTCGGCGACTGGCGCGACATCCAGCAGCTTGCCGGCCGGGTTCGCCGCTTCGATCAGCCCGTCCGTGTAGAACAGCGCCGCGTCGAGGTCGGGCTGCGGCTCGATGCGTTGCACGGCGTACTCCTCCTCCGCCTCGATGCCGAAGGGGAGCGCGTGCCCGTCGACGCCGCGCTCGATGCGGTCGCGGTGGACCAGCAGCGGTGCCGGATGGCCGGCGTTGACGTACTCGATGGCGCCGGTGGCGGTGTCGATGCGTCCGAGGATCGCCGTAATGAACACGTTGGAGCGCGTGCTGCCGTACATCATGCGATTCAGGCGGCAGGCCACGTCGCGGAGCGGGTCATGCGCGGTCAGCGCGACGCGCACCGCGCCCTTCAGGTGGGCCATGACCAGCGCGGCCGGCAGACCGTGGCCGGTGACGTCGGCGATGATCAGGCCGGCGCACCCGCCGCCGAGTTCGAAGTAGTCGTAATAGTCGCCGCCGACGGCCTCGGATGGCTCGTTGTAACCGGCCAGCACGACGCGGCCGAGCTGCAGCGACTTCGCGGGGAAAAGATCCTGCTGGATCGTGCGTGCCTGTTTGAGCTCGGTCTTCAGGCGTTCGGTTTCGACGTGGGCCTGGAACAGGCGCAGGTTTTCGAGCCCGACGCCGACCTGCCGGGCGATGGCCGCGAGGAAATCGACATCCTCGGGCGTGTAGGAGGAGGCGCGGGTGACGCGGTCGCCGTAGACCACGCCCAGGATCTTGTCGCGATGGAGGATCGGCACGCACAATGCCGAGCAGATCGGGAAGCGCACCAGGCTCTCGCTGAGATTATCGACCAGATCGATCGCCGGGTTGTTGACGATGGCGCGCTGGCCTTCGACCAGGGCGCGGTTGATGAGCGTGCGGCTGACCTTGTACGCGCCGGTCTCGTCACGCTGCATGTTGCGCGTGACGGGCAGCTCGGGCTCGCCGCGCGCGGTCTTCAGCGCGATCAGGGCCCGTTCGAAGCCAAGCGCGTCGCAGCACGCGTCGAGCGCCTGCTCGAGGAGCTGCTTGGGCTCAAATGTGCCGCCGATGCGCTCGGTGAGGCTCATGAGCAGGGCCAGGCGCTGCTGGTTAAGATCCAGCCCGCGTGTCGACGGGAAATAGCGCGTGTTGTCGGTGTGCGACGGCACGTCGGGCTGAAAGCGGACCTGGCTCTCATGCAGCACGTAGGGCTGCGCCCCTACGAGCTCGAGCTGGTATTCGCCAATGCGGATCGAGCGGACGGCCGGCCGCACCGCGTTGTGGAACGGATCCCCGTCGTCGACGCGCGTGCCGTTCTTCGAGTCCTTGTCGGCGACCAGCACGCGCCCGTCCTCATCGAGCCACACCTGGGCGTGCTCGCGCGAGACCTCGCCGTCATGTGGCAGGACAATATCGCACGTCTCGGCCCGGCCCAGCGTCAGCGGATGCCGGGAGACCTCGACGGTTCGGCGCGCGCCTTCGCGCGTGTGCACAATCAGGTGCGGCATCGCGATCACCCTGGCGCCAACTGCAATAGGAACGAGAGCAGACCGGCCACCGCGCTGTACGGCACGCCGGCCAGGTTGCCGACGGCTTCCGGCGACACCAGGATGTCCAGGTTCCGCTCCAGAGCGGCCATGCAGTTGTTGATCCACAGCAGGCCGCCGGCGGAGCTCAGCACGGCCAGGCGTCGCCATGTTGCTGTCGTGTAACGCATGCGCTCTCCTTACGCGCGGGCGCCCAACCTCCCGACCACGCCGATCCGTGCCCAACGGTCGGCGTAACGCCCGCGCGAGATTATACGGGAAGCGGTTGGAATCTTGTAGTTCGGGTTGGGTGGGGGGGTGCAGGCCGGGGCGGGAAAAAGAAGGTCGGCGGCCTCCGTGCCGCCGCCCGAGACGCCAGGACGCGTGCGTTACGGTGGGGCCTCCGGGTCGCGCAACAGACGCTGCTCGAGTTCGTCGAGCAGGCTGCGGACGGGGACCTCGCGTACGCCGGTCGGCGTCTTCCAGGAGACCGCGCCATTGCGGTCCACCAGGTTCTGGATGCGTCGCACCGCCATGAGGACGGTGGAGTGCTGCTTGTTGCCGAAGAAGCGCCCGATCTCCGGAAAGCTGAGGCGCGTATGCTTGCGAATCAGGTGCATGGCCACGCTCCGGGCGTGCGTCACGGTGCGATCGCGCGAGCCGGAGTGCAGCGCCTCGCGCGTCACGCCGAAGTGGGCTGCCGCGATGCGCTCGATGTCGGCGGGTTCCGGCGGCCGGACGGCGGCGACGTAGTCCTCTACCGCGCGGCGGGCCAGGTCGAGCTGCAGCGGCTCGCGCGTCAGCGAGGCATACGCTGCCAGCTTGTACAGCGCCCCTTCCAGCTCGCGCACGTTCCGGGTGATGTGCCGGGCGACGTAATCCAGCACGTCATCCGGCAGCTCGCAGAGCATGGCCGCGGCCCGCCGGCGGAGGATCTCGCGGCGCATGGCGAAGTCCGGCGGGTCGATGCGCACGATCATCGCGGCGCTCAGCCGGTTGACGAGCGGCTCGCTGAGCGTGGCGATGCTGCGCGGGTGGCAGTCGCACGAGAGCACCACTGCCTTGCCGGACGCGTCGATCGCGTTGAAGGTGTGCAGGAACTCGCCCTGCGTGGCGGTCTTGTTCGCCAGGAAGTGGAGGTCGTCGATGACGAGCAGATCCACGTTGCGGAACCGCGCGCGGAAATAGTCGATGCGCCCGGCCTTTACCGCGTAGATGAATTCGTTGGTGAATTCCTCGCCCGACAGGTAGCACCACTGCAACTCCGGATGCGCGCGGGTCAGGCCGTTGCAGATGCCCTGCAGCAGGTGCGTCTTGCCCAGGCCGCAACCGCCGTGGATGACCACGTGCTTGAAGGCTGCGCCCGGCTGCTGCACGACGGCGGACGCGACGGAAAAGGCCAACTGGTTGGCTGGGCCGACGACGTAGGCCTCGAGCTCGCCGCGCAGCGTGGGACGTGCCAGCGGCGCGCGCGGCGCGGGGGCGGCCGCGGCGGGCGGAGCGGGCAGCGGCGGTCCCGGCGCTGCGCCGTGCAGGGCAACGGGGCGTGTCGGCGGCGGCCGGGGACACGATTGATCCACGCGAATCTCAATGCGGGGCTCGGCGCCGATGACGTCGCGGGTGACTTCGATCAGGTGCGTCAGGTAGTTGGACGCGATCCACTTGCCGACGAACGCGTTCGCGACCGTGACGTCGAGGCGCTCGCCGTCGAGCTGCAAGTGCGTCGAGTCGGAAAACCACGTGCGATACCGGTTGACGCCGATACGATCGGCGACTCTGGCGCGAATGGTGCAGACCTTCTCCGCGACCGGTTCTTCCACGGTTCACCTCGGTAGCAGGATTGTTGGATTTCGCGAGTAAAAAAAACTGCCCACATGCCGAGTGGGAATGAGAGAAACCGAGCTCCCTCTTCTTCACTTCCGAGCCGAATCATAACACCGTCTGCGCCGCCACGCAACGGGCTTTTTGCACGCGCAAGCGCGACATGCGCGTAAGCTTCGCAGCGTCAATCGCTGAGCGCGCAAAAAAAAATTGCGTGCACAAGTTATCCACAAATTATCCCGGAAAACAGGCACGGATTGCGCCTGCTACCCGTGCGGCAGGCGGTAAAGATACGCGTCGCGCTGCGCCACCGGTGCCAGTCCGAATCGCGCGTACAGCTCGCGCGCCGGCGTGTTACGATCATCGACGACGACGGTGAGCTGGCGTGCGCGCGTCACACGACAGTGCTCCAACGCACGCCGCAGCAGCAGCCTGCCCACCCCGCGTCGTCGAAACGTTGGCACGACCCCCATGTACACGAGCTCGAGCATGTGCCCGTGAGGCAGGCGGGCCATCAGCAGGCAGCCGGCGTCGCGGCCATCGATCCGCGCTAGTTCCCACAGGGACGGGTCGAATTGGCCGGCGGCCTGGTGTGCCGCGAGGACGTCGTCGATCGGACGGAGTCCCGTCAGTTCCGGGCAGTCGAGGCTGCCTTCGTACGTCGCCTGGACGACGGCGGCGAACCGCGCGTGCGTTTTGGCGCTATAGAGCAACCACTCGGCCTGGTCGGGCGCGGGCGGCGGCACCCACGGAAGGGTCGCGTTTCGTTCCAGATACACCAGCGGGGCGAGGCAGTCAAAACCCGCGTCCAGCAGCAACGCGCGGGCGGCCGTGGCCTGTGGCTCCAGCAACGCCTGCATGTAGTGCAGTGGGCGCGCGCTCAGTTCATTCAACGCGTGGTCGAGCACCGCGCGCTCACCCTCTGGCGTGATGCCGAGCTGACCGGGCGCGGGGAGCATTGTCAGGGCCGTGTGCCCGGGCAGTATCAAGGCGAGAAGCAGACCTGTCGGCGCTGCCGGTTGACCGCAACGCCAACCGGCCCACTCCACCAGTCCGTAGGCCAGGTAGTCGCAGAAGCCGGCGACCTGCCGGCTCGTGGCAGCGCGGCCGGTCGCAGGAGTGGCCAGCAGGATTGCCAGGGCGGATCGCAGCTCGTCGGGCGCCAGTTGTGCGATCGCGTGCATAAGCTCTCGGCGGCGTGCCGCGCTTGGTTGGCGGCGTGGTTCGGCTGGGCTAGAATCCGCAGCGAGCCCAAGCCGCAGTTGGGATTGTGTAAAGGAGATCCGGACAATGCAAACCGTTTACGCGCGATTGGTGCTCTGTGGCGCGCTGGTGACAGCCGCGGTGCCGCTCTTGGCGCAGCAGAAAGCCCCTGCGGGCAAACCTGCGGACGAGAAGGTGCCGGCGGCACGGATTGGCGAGCCCGCGCCCGATTTCAGCCTGTTGGACTCGGAGGGCACGAAGCACACTCTGTCCGGATTCAAGGACAAGCTGGTTGTCCTGGAGTGGGTGAACCAGCAGTGTCCGTTCAGCGTCGCGGCGGTGCCGGTGATGAAGGATCTGCAGAAGAAGTACCATGACAAGGGCATCGTGTGGCTGGGCATCGAGAGCACGCACTGGCGCACGCCGGAGGAGAATGCGCGTTACATCAAGGAAAAATCGCTCGGTTTTCCGATCCTGATGGACAACGACGGTCGGGTCGGGCGTCTGTATGGCGCCAAGGTCACGCCGCACATCTTCATCATCAACAAGGGCACGCTCGTGTACGCCGGAGCGCTGCAGGCTGAGTCGAAGGGTGAGCAGAAACCCGAGCAGAAGGACGCGGTCGTGCGCAACTACGTCGACGAGGCGTTGCAGGCACTGCTGGACAACAAGCCGGTGCCGCTGGCCGAGACTACACCGCGTGGTTGCACTGTGAAGTACAAGCCTGCCGCGGAGAAGAAGGAGCCGGTTGCGGCTGGCGAAAAGA
This DNA window, taken from Phycisphaerae bacterium, encodes the following:
- the dnaA gene encoding chromosomal replication initiator protein DnaA, translating into MEEPVAEKVCTIRARVADRIGVNRYRTWFSDSTHLQLDGERLDVTVANAFVGKWIASNYLTHLIEVTRDVIGAEPRIEIRVDQSCPRPPPTRPVALHGAAPGPPLPAPPAAAAPAPRAPLARPTLRGELEAYVVGPANQLAFSVASAVVQQPGAAFKHVVIHGGCGLGKTHLLQGICNGLTRAHPELQWCYLSGEEFTNEFIYAVKAGRIDYFRARFRNVDLLVIDDLHFLANKTATQGEFLHTFNAIDASGKAVVLSCDCHPRSIATLSEPLVNRLSAAMIVRIDPPDFAMRREILRRRAAAMLCELPDDVLDYVARHITRNVRELEGALYKLAAYASLTREPLQLDLARRAVEDYVAAVRPPEPADIERIAAAHFGVTREALHSGSRDRTVTHARSVAMHLIRKHTRLSFPEIGRFFGNKQHSTVLMAVRRIQNLVDRNGAVSWKTPTGVREVPVRSLLDELEQRLLRDPEAPP
- a CDS encoding redoxin domain-containing protein, with the protein product MQTVYARLVLCGALVTAAVPLLAQQKAPAGKPADEKVPAARIGEPAPDFSLLDSEGTKHTLSGFKDKLVVLEWVNQQCPFSVAAVPVMKDLQKKYHDKGIVWLGIESTHWRTPEENARYIKEKSLGFPILMDNDGRVGRLYGAKVTPHIFIINKGTLVYAGALQAESKGEQKPEQKDAVVRNYVDEALQALLDNKPVPLAETTPRGCTVKYKPAAEKKEPVAAGEKKE
- a CDS encoding SpoIIE family protein phosphatase; translation: MPHLIVHTREGARRTVEVSRHPLTLGRAETCDIVLPHDGEVSREHAQVWLDEDGRVLVADKDSKNGTRVDDGDPFHNAVRPAVRSIRIGEYQLELVGAQPYVLHESQVRFQPDVPSHTDNTRYFPSTRGLDLNQQRLALLMSLTERIGGTFEPKQLLEQALDACCDALGFERALIALKTARGEPELPVTRNMQRDETGAYKVSRTLINRALVEGQRAIVNNPAIDLVDNLSESLVRFPICSALCVPILHRDKILGVVYGDRVTRASSYTPEDVDFLAAIARQVGVGLENLRLFQAHVETERLKTELKQARTIQQDLFPAKSLQLGRVVLAGYNEPSEAVGGDYYDYFELGGGCAGLIIADVTGHGLPAALVMAHLKGAVRVALTAHDPLRDVACRLNRMMYGSTRSNVFITAILGRIDTATGAIEYVNAGHPAPLLVHRDRIERGVDGHALPFGIEAEEEYAVQRIEPQPDLDAALFYTDGLIEAANPAGKLLDVAPVADALLATPARSPDALLKALLALVRRHVGPGKNSDDLTLMALQYAVPPTA
- a CDS encoding histone deacetylase, with product MSTGILIDDRFRRHATGDGHPESPSRLKVIQDALAETGVLETCTRLEPVPADEGVIQYVHTHAYLTRLDAACRQGYPYIDVPDSAIGPESYDIARLAAGGVIEAARKVARGDLRRAFCAVRPPGHHAEADRSLGFCLLNNVAIAVCTVRAEFKLDRLLVLDFDVHHGNGTQHAFEADPSVLVISLHGHPNYLYPGTGFEEETGVGPGRGYTMNIPFLPGATDEDYRTAFRNRVIPAVGRFAPQMVFVSAGFDAHRDDPIGNLALTDEIFGWMTATMVELAERHAQGRLLSVLEGGYDAGVLSRCVPEHVRRLQA
- a CDS encoding radical SAM protein is translated as MEPLKDVFASHPRRWRDFLYVYPVISRRAHGLSIGINLTPDAICNFNCVYCCADRTVPRARVAVDLGVLESELRHLVAHHQQLFAEPEFRHVPAEFRRLNDVAFSGDGEPTIVPCFADAVRVAATVRRDYGLTDLKLVLITNACCLTRPAIAAGLAVLDENNGEIWAKLDAGSEEHFQRVSRAKVSLQHVLDNILATARVRPIVIQSLFLRWQGQPPTEAEIAAYAARLRWLADHGARVALVQVYTVARRTAETLATPLTAAELERIAAAVRVLGMPVAVFP
- a CDS encoding GNAT family N-acetyltransferase yields the protein MHAIAQLAPDELRSALAILLATPATGRAATSRQVAGFCDYLAYGLVEWAGWRCGQPAAPTGLLLALILPGHTALTMLPAPGQLGITPEGERAVLDHALNELSARPLHYMQALLEPQATAARALLLDAGFDCLAPLVYLERNATLPWVPPPAPDQAEWLLYSAKTHARFAAVVQATYEGSLDCPELTGLRPIDDVLAAHQAAGQFDPSLWELARIDGRDAGCLLMARLPHGHMLELVYMGVVPTFRRRGVGRLLLRRALEHCRVTRARQLTVVVDDRNTPARELYARFGLAPVAQRDAYLYRLPHG